Proteins encoded in a region of the Cataglyphis hispanica isolate Lineage 1 chromosome 14, ULB_Chis1_1.0, whole genome shotgun sequence genome:
- the LOC126854557 gene encoding armadillo repeat-containing protein 5 isoform X2, translating to MPLLILKTNMQTYCMAIRAVRNIWNFYVHIRETMIELQIIKLVTQLFVKAEEKSYENTKYTELVDACLKAMYAFLVTLDPRCGEQMQVDKDKQGYKCLMRCCNKGNNKMAIKCLYILCQIAECRLDLGISGTVEEIITLINSLESGSKEQLYKEILISLCLFCRESVNRNKVKNSDGLQLIIALLNNSKHKHYHSALLQALAQFIYDDTALEILAKHGILDILVAKLKDVIAIAVDDDKNNASRKRFSDYPPEYQKTPLKYTRTYAERPSRFSMDFYRDDWSPRSFTSASSSSPPSTPPLPLCSDSNPETDDTEDNDIYSPICSDTECGDNDEDEETTSLKSYKSLTTTEADFDSLSTSSEAPSKMNACEFYTLVLFNSLSFYPIDELADSKIIKPLTNYIKYTKKQNLQKYRVTAIKILMRIMSNTAYFLPLLKQGLVFDLQTLPEAEDCTRRLRMVAETGGAIGQLSFILLRGEDEQKLLTAVSIPLLIKTHHNLKCLLDKYGGLQLIFRLLAESSHELHESAIWSICQLARTLQLYPADPSITVIKSLKASDYTRLSLDETTDHAKPTVSSMVTFELDDGTTVEACKRLLCRRSDFFSAMLEGSFSESGKRRVRLKNTSRDGLNTLILAANGAALERENIESLLDATVLADKYLMSDLLDALTETSLAKLNHENFCRAWRWAKSYSCHEWRSYCIKSFLTKMSRSETVQAFRNFYTIDIFDEFLHEVRDIIEYVLCQKIKRH from the exons ATGCCACTcctaatattaaaaaccaaTATGCAAACTTATTGCATGGCCATTAGAGCTGTGag GAATATCTggaatttttatgtacatatcagAGAAACAATGATCGAATTGCAGATTATCAAACTGGTTACTCAATTATTCGTTAAGGCTGAAGAAAAATCTTATGAGAATACTAAGTACACCGAATTGGTGGATGCATGTTTGAAGGCTATGTACGCGTTTCTTGTCACCCTGGATCCGCGTTGCGGCGAGCAGATGCAGGTAGATAAGGACAAGCAAGGTTACAAGTGTCTCATGCGATGTTGCAACaagggaaataataaaatggctATCAAATGCCTCTATATTCTCTGCCAAATAGCCGAATGTCGATTGGATTTAGGCATTTCCGGCACGGTCGAGGAGATCATAACTTTGATTAACTCACTGGAGAGCGGTTCTAAGGAACAATTGTacaaagagatattaattagTCTGTGCCTGTTCTGTCGAGAATCGGTAAATCGGAACAAGGTCAAAAACAGCGATGGATTGCAGCTGATCATAGCATTGCTGAACAATTCCAAGCACAAACATTATCATTCTGCACTGTTACAAGCTCTCGCACAATTTATCTATGACGATACTGCTCTCGAAATTTTGGCCAAACATGGTATATTGGATATCTTGGTGGCAAAATTGAAGGACGTGATTGCTATAGCGGTGGACGATGACAAGAATAACGCATCTAGAAAACGTTTCAGCGATTATCCGCCCGAATACCAAAAAACGCCTTTGAAGTACACTCGGACTTATGCGGAAag ACCGTCCAGGTTTAGTATGGATTTTTATCGCGACGACTGGAGTCCGAGAAGTTTCACGAGTGCCTCCTCCTCGTCGCCACCAAGCACACCGCCCTTGCCGCTTTGTTCCGATTCCAATCCGGAAACTGACGACACCGAAGATAACGACATTTACAGTCCGATCTGCAGTGACACCGAATGCGGTGACAATGACGAAGACG AGGAAACAACTTCTTTAAAGAGTTACAAATCGTTGACAACTACCGAAGCCGATTTCGATTCACTCTCAACTAGTTCCGAGGCTCCCAGCAAGATGAATGCTTGTGAATTCTATACGTTGGTGTTATTCAACAGTTTGAGTTTTTACCCAATCGACGAGTTAGCCGATTCTAAGATCATCAAACCGCTgacgaattatataaaatatacgaagaAACAAAACCTCCAAAAGTACCGAGTCaccgcgataaaaatattaatgaggaTAATGAG taaTACGGCGTATTTTCTACCGCTGCTGAAACAGGGCCTGGTATTTGATCTGCAGACTCTGCCGGAAGCGGAGGATTGCACGCGGCGTTTACGCATGGTGGCGGAGACCGGCGGCGCCATCGGTCAGCTATCGTTTATATTGCTACGCGGAGAAGACGAGCAAAAGCTGCTGACCGCGGTGTCGATACCGCTTCTCATAAAGACACATCACAATCTTAAATGTTTATTGGACAAATATGGCGGACTGCAGTTAATATTCCGCTTGCTCGCGGAATCGTCTCACGAACTTCACGAATCAGCGATCTGGTCGATCTGCCAATTGGCGAGGACATTGCAGCTCTATCCGGCCGATCCGTCGATTACAGTCATAAAATCACTGAAGGCCAGCGATTATACGAGATTATCTCTCGACGAGACGACGGATCACGCGAAGCCTACAGTATCGTCGATGGTAACATTTGAATTAGATGATGGCACGACAGTAGAGGCGTGTAAGCGATTACTATGCCGGCGCTCGGACTTTTTTTCTGCCATGTTAGAAGGCAGCTTTAGTGAGTCGGGTAAGAGACGAGTGCGATTAAAGAATACTTCGCGCGACGGCCTAAACACATTGATACTAGCAGCAAATGGTGCCGCCTTAGAACGCGAAAACATTGAGTCATTGTTGGACGCGACAGTATTAGCCGATAAATATCTCATGTCGGATCTTTTGGACGCGTTGACCGAGACCTCCTTAGCCAAGCTGAATCACGAAAACTTCTGCCGAGCTTGGCGTTGGGCCAAAAGCTATTCATGTCATGAATGGAGGTCCTACTGCATCAAGAGCTTCCTCACAAAGATGTCAAGGAGTGAAACAGTGCAAGCGTTTCGCAATTTCTATACCATCGATATTTTCGATGAATTCTTGCACGAAGTCAGGGACATAATCGAGTATGTGTTGTGCCAAAAGATTAAAAGACATTAA
- the LOC126854557 gene encoding armadillo repeat-containing protein 5 isoform X1, with product MSVPKVPRKDTTDECPIAPDLARHFRANNKSGIVSCLAQLKSDPKRCKEFATRSSSLDILVQLLRCKNDAIVNMSLSILADACMSFDVREKIKHSKIGINVVLIIKNLKLDTKLHCRACRLVSNLSECRWHVKELCDAGVLKALMPLLILKTNMQTYCMAIRAVRNIWNFYVHIRETMIELQIIKLVTQLFVKAEEKSYENTKYTELVDACLKAMYAFLVTLDPRCGEQMQVDKDKQGYKCLMRCCNKGNNKMAIKCLYILCQIAECRLDLGISGTVEEIITLINSLESGSKEQLYKEILISLCLFCRESVNRNKVKNSDGLQLIIALLNNSKHKHYHSALLQALAQFIYDDTALEILAKHGILDILVAKLKDVIAIAVDDDKNNASRKRFSDYPPEYQKTPLKYTRTYAERPSRFSMDFYRDDWSPRSFTSASSSSPPSTPPLPLCSDSNPETDDTEDNDIYSPICSDTECGDNDEDEETTSLKSYKSLTTTEADFDSLSTSSEAPSKMNACEFYTLVLFNSLSFYPIDELADSKIIKPLTNYIKYTKKQNLQKYRVTAIKILMRIMSNTAYFLPLLKQGLVFDLQTLPEAEDCTRRLRMVAETGGAIGQLSFILLRGEDEQKLLTAVSIPLLIKTHHNLKCLLDKYGGLQLIFRLLAESSHELHESAIWSICQLARTLQLYPADPSITVIKSLKASDYTRLSLDETTDHAKPTVSSMVTFELDDGTTVEACKRLLCRRSDFFSAMLEGSFSESGKRRVRLKNTSRDGLNTLILAANGAALERENIESLLDATVLADKYLMSDLLDALTETSLAKLNHENFCRAWRWAKSYSCHEWRSYCIKSFLTKMSRSETVQAFRNFYTIDIFDEFLHEVRDIIEYVLCQKIKRH from the exons ATGTCGGTGCCGAAAGTGCCGCGGAAGGACACGACGGACGAGTGCCCGATCGCACCCGACCTGGCGAGACATTTCCGGGCGAACAACAAGAGTGGCATCGTCAGCTGCCTCGCCCAGCTCAAGAGCGACCCTAAACGATGCAAGGAGTTCGCTACGCGGAGCAGCAGCCTCGATATTCTCGTCCAGCTCCTGCGCTGCAAGAACGATGCAATAGTAAACATGAGCCTGAGCATACTCGCGGACGCTTGCATGTCCTTTGACGTCAGGGAAAAG ataaaacaCAGCAAAATTGGAATTAATGTAgtacttataataaaaaatctcaaacTGGACACTAAGCTGCATTGCCGTGCTTGCAGACTGGTCAGTAACTTGTCCGAATGTAGGTGGCATGTCAAAGAATTATGCGATGCTGGAGTATTGAAAGCACTTATGCCACTcctaatattaaaaaccaaTATGCAAACTTATTGCATGGCCATTAGAGCTGTGag GAATATCTggaatttttatgtacatatcagAGAAACAATGATCGAATTGCAGATTATCAAACTGGTTACTCAATTATTCGTTAAGGCTGAAGAAAAATCTTATGAGAATACTAAGTACACCGAATTGGTGGATGCATGTTTGAAGGCTATGTACGCGTTTCTTGTCACCCTGGATCCGCGTTGCGGCGAGCAGATGCAGGTAGATAAGGACAAGCAAGGTTACAAGTGTCTCATGCGATGTTGCAACaagggaaataataaaatggctATCAAATGCCTCTATATTCTCTGCCAAATAGCCGAATGTCGATTGGATTTAGGCATTTCCGGCACGGTCGAGGAGATCATAACTTTGATTAACTCACTGGAGAGCGGTTCTAAGGAACAATTGTacaaagagatattaattagTCTGTGCCTGTTCTGTCGAGAATCGGTAAATCGGAACAAGGTCAAAAACAGCGATGGATTGCAGCTGATCATAGCATTGCTGAACAATTCCAAGCACAAACATTATCATTCTGCACTGTTACAAGCTCTCGCACAATTTATCTATGACGATACTGCTCTCGAAATTTTGGCCAAACATGGTATATTGGATATCTTGGTGGCAAAATTGAAGGACGTGATTGCTATAGCGGTGGACGATGACAAGAATAACGCATCTAGAAAACGTTTCAGCGATTATCCGCCCGAATACCAAAAAACGCCTTTGAAGTACACTCGGACTTATGCGGAAag ACCGTCCAGGTTTAGTATGGATTTTTATCGCGACGACTGGAGTCCGAGAAGTTTCACGAGTGCCTCCTCCTCGTCGCCACCAAGCACACCGCCCTTGCCGCTTTGTTCCGATTCCAATCCGGAAACTGACGACACCGAAGATAACGACATTTACAGTCCGATCTGCAGTGACACCGAATGCGGTGACAATGACGAAGACG AGGAAACAACTTCTTTAAAGAGTTACAAATCGTTGACAACTACCGAAGCCGATTTCGATTCACTCTCAACTAGTTCCGAGGCTCCCAGCAAGATGAATGCTTGTGAATTCTATACGTTGGTGTTATTCAACAGTTTGAGTTTTTACCCAATCGACGAGTTAGCCGATTCTAAGATCATCAAACCGCTgacgaattatataaaatatacgaagaAACAAAACCTCCAAAAGTACCGAGTCaccgcgataaaaatattaatgaggaTAATGAG taaTACGGCGTATTTTCTACCGCTGCTGAAACAGGGCCTGGTATTTGATCTGCAGACTCTGCCGGAAGCGGAGGATTGCACGCGGCGTTTACGCATGGTGGCGGAGACCGGCGGCGCCATCGGTCAGCTATCGTTTATATTGCTACGCGGAGAAGACGAGCAAAAGCTGCTGACCGCGGTGTCGATACCGCTTCTCATAAAGACACATCACAATCTTAAATGTTTATTGGACAAATATGGCGGACTGCAGTTAATATTCCGCTTGCTCGCGGAATCGTCTCACGAACTTCACGAATCAGCGATCTGGTCGATCTGCCAATTGGCGAGGACATTGCAGCTCTATCCGGCCGATCCGTCGATTACAGTCATAAAATCACTGAAGGCCAGCGATTATACGAGATTATCTCTCGACGAGACGACGGATCACGCGAAGCCTACAGTATCGTCGATGGTAACATTTGAATTAGATGATGGCACGACAGTAGAGGCGTGTAAGCGATTACTATGCCGGCGCTCGGACTTTTTTTCTGCCATGTTAGAAGGCAGCTTTAGTGAGTCGGGTAAGAGACGAGTGCGATTAAAGAATACTTCGCGCGACGGCCTAAACACATTGATACTAGCAGCAAATGGTGCCGCCTTAGAACGCGAAAACATTGAGTCATTGTTGGACGCGACAGTATTAGCCGATAAATATCTCATGTCGGATCTTTTGGACGCGTTGACCGAGACCTCCTTAGCCAAGCTGAATCACGAAAACTTCTGCCGAGCTTGGCGTTGGGCCAAAAGCTATTCATGTCATGAATGGAGGTCCTACTGCATCAAGAGCTTCCTCACAAAGATGTCAAGGAGTGAAACAGTGCAAGCGTTTCGCAATTTCTATACCATCGATATTTTCGATGAATTCTTGCACGAAGTCAGGGACATAATCGAGTATGTGTTGTGCCAAAAGATTAAAAGACATTAA
- the LOC126854564 gene encoding ribosome biogenesis protein WDR12 homolog yields MEHVRSDKNDSQIQIRFVTKQQRYAVPDYPLSVHSSIVSSELNTIINELLKESNDIQDEQYPHDIQVEFDFLVCSQFLRTPLAEHIADRGVCVEEVIDVEYIEKHPLPEPKDCLIHDDWVSAVAVCGKWILTGTYDNKLHIWTLKGKHRFVIPGHMSPVKAVAWISLDNDKASFVSASMDQTCMIWNWDIIKNSVECVHVCKGHKRSVEAVSVNHNKTLMATGAWDNMLLIWSTSTQEEDNDGESASKKARLEYVSKTKAPKRAMKGHKQAISGIVWSDKTEIITSSWDHTIKIWDSELGGIKHEIHGDKCFFDIDYSPLSRTVITGSADQHVRLYDPRSTEGTVLKTKFTSHTQWVASVRWSTVDEHLFISGGYDNVVKFWDTRSPKTPLFDLMGHEDKVLSCDWSNPELITSGGADNTLRIFKSKHVAR; encoded by the exons ATGGAGCATGTGCGTTCTGATAAGAATGATAGCCAAATACAAATTCGTTTTGTAACCAAGCAACAGCG ATATGCAGTACCGGATTATCCCCTATCAGTGCACAGTTCCATAGTGAGCAGTGAACtgaatactataataaatgaacTTTTGAAAG AATCGAATGATATCCAAGATGAACAATATCCGCATGATATCCAAGTGGAATTTGATTTCTTAGTTTGTTCACAATTCTTGCGTACACCCTTGGCAGAACATATCGCAGACAGGGGAGTTTGTGTAGAAGAGGTGATAGATGTGGAATATATAGAGAAGCATCCCTTGCCAGAACCAAAGGATTGTTTAATACACGATGATTGGGTATCAGCTGTCGCTGTTTGCGGAAAATG GATCCTAACTGGTACTTATGATAATAAACTGCATATTTGGACTTTGAAAGGTAAACATCGTTTTGTGATTCCTGGACATATGTCTCCTGTCAAAGCGGTAGCCTGGATATCTCTCGACAATGATAAAGCTTCCTTTGTCAG TGCATCGATGGACCAGACATGCATGATATGGAATTgggatataataaagaattctgTGGAGTGTGTACATGTTTGCAAAGGACATAAAAGAAGCGTTGAAGCAGTTAGTGTAAACCACAACAAAACATTAATGGCAACTGGTGCTTGGGACAATATGCTCCTTATATGGTCAACGT cTACACAAGAAGAAGATAATGATGGGGAATCGGCATCGAAAAAGGCAAGATTAGAATACGTTAGTAAAACGAAG GCTCCAAAACGCGCGATGAAAGGACACAAACAAGCAATCAGCGGGATTGTGTGGTCCGACAAAACAGAAATCATAACAAGTTCGTGGGATCACACCATAAAGATCTGGGATTCGGAATTGGGCGGTATCAAACACGAAATCCATGGCGATAAATGTTTCTTCGATATTGATTACTCGCCATTGTCACGCACTGTGATAACAGGATCGGCTGATCAACATGTGAGACTGTATGACCCGAGATCTACAG AGGGTACTGTTTTGAAAACCAAGTTTACCTCTCACACACAGTGGGTAGCATCAGTGCGCTGGTCGACCGTAGACGAACATCTCTTCATCTCGGGAGGCTATGATAATGTCGTCAAGTTCTGGGACACCAGAAG CCCTAAAACACCGCTGTTTGATCTCATGGGACACGAAGACAAGGTCCTTAGCTGCGACTGGTCGAATCCTGAATTGATAACCTCCGGTGGTGCGGATAACACTTTAAGGATATTCAAGTCCAAGCATGTAGCGcgctaa